From one Amycolatopsis sp. FDAARGOS 1241 genomic stretch:
- a CDS encoding class II aldolase/adducin family protein: protein MSGYADERQLVSDACRVLAARGLAEGFLGHVSLRVDENRLLVRCRGPRERGLAWTTPEDIRLVDLDGAAAAPGELDGWWAPKELPLHTEVLRTDPAVTAVVHAHPPAVVAADLAGLAIRPIIGAYDIPGAHLAAGGVPVYPRGVLVRNRTLAGEMVAAMAGRPVVLLRGHGLTSSGGSVQEAVLRAVSVDTIARMALSVVSAGGQLTDLPPEDLAELPDIGPAFNEGVAWSHELARLGTPG from the coding sequence ATGAGCGGGTACGCGGACGAGCGTCAGCTGGTGTCCGACGCCTGCCGCGTGCTCGCCGCCCGCGGCCTGGCCGAAGGGTTCCTCGGGCACGTTTCCCTGCGCGTGGACGAGAATCGCCTGCTCGTGCGCTGCCGGGGACCGCGCGAGCGCGGGCTCGCCTGGACGACACCCGAGGACATCCGGCTCGTCGACCTCGACGGCGCGGCCGCGGCGCCCGGGGAACTCGACGGCTGGTGGGCGCCCAAGGAACTGCCGCTGCATACGGAGGTGCTGCGGACCGATCCGGCGGTGACGGCCGTCGTCCACGCGCACCCACCCGCCGTGGTGGCGGCCGACCTGGCGGGGCTGGCGATCCGGCCGATCATCGGCGCGTACGACATCCCCGGCGCGCACCTCGCGGCCGGCGGCGTGCCGGTGTACCCGCGCGGCGTGCTGGTGCGGAACCGGACGCTGGCGGGGGAGATGGTGGCCGCGATGGCGGGCCGTCCGGTCGTGCTGCTGCGCGGGCACGGCCTCACGAGCAGCGGCGGATCGGTGCAGGAAGCCGTGCTGCGGGCGGTGTCGGTCGACACGATCGCGCGGATGGCCTTGTCCGTGGTGAGCGCGGGCGGGCAGCTCACCGACCTGCCGCCCGAGGATCTGGCCGAGCTGCCCGACATCGGCCCGGCGTTCAACGAAGGCGTCGCGTGGAGCCACGAGCTGGCGCGGCTCGGCACGCCGGGCTAG
- a CDS encoding IclR family transcriptional regulator gives MKKPALDAAGAHSPAPQYPIDSVDKALRILLLLGDRPELRMTDVAEYLGVASSTAHRLLAMLQYRGFIRQDSRTKAYRPGTSLTAVAFAILQRFDVRETLRPFLEKLNSELAETVHLAILDGTTVRFIEALESPRAVRVASRLGQAMPANCTSTGKALLAEFSTDDLRRMYPGEQLETLTPNSIGTRSELELEIDGVRRRGYATSNEESEEGVASVAVAFPAGNLPVRLAINVSLPVGRLSRAEVRHIGERLKETIAEAAPLLH, from the coding sequence ATGAAGAAGCCTGCTCTCGACGCCGCCGGTGCCCACTCGCCTGCACCGCAGTACCCGATCGATTCGGTGGACAAGGCTCTTCGGATCCTCCTGCTGCTGGGGGATCGCCCCGAGCTGCGGATGACGGACGTGGCGGAGTACCTGGGGGTGGCGTCCTCCACCGCGCACCGGCTGCTGGCGATGCTGCAGTACCGCGGCTTCATCCGGCAGGACTCGCGCACGAAGGCCTACCGGCCCGGCACGTCGCTCACCGCCGTCGCGTTCGCGATCCTGCAACGGTTCGACGTGCGCGAGACGCTGCGGCCGTTCCTGGAGAAGCTCAACAGCGAGCTCGCCGAGACCGTGCACCTCGCGATCCTCGACGGCACCACCGTGCGCTTCATCGAAGCCCTCGAAAGCCCCCGCGCGGTGCGGGTCGCCTCGCGGCTCGGGCAGGCCATGCCGGCCAACTGCACGTCGACGGGCAAGGCGCTGCTCGCGGAGTTCTCCACCGACGACCTGCGCCGCATGTACCCCGGCGAGCAGCTGGAGACGCTCACGCCCAACTCGATCGGCACCCGAAGCGAGCTGGAGCTGGAGATCGACGGCGTGCGCCGGCGCGGGTACGCGACCAGCAACGAGGAAAGCGAGGAAGGCGTCGCGTCGGTCGCTGTCGCCTTCCCCGCCGGGAACCTCCCGGTGCGGCTCGCGATCAACGTGTCGCTGCCGGTGGGGCGGCTCTCGCGCGCGGAGGTGCGGCACATCGGCGAGCGGCTCAAGGAGACGATCGCCGAGGCCGCACCACTCCTGCACTAG
- a CDS encoding ABC transporter substrate-binding protein has protein sequence MTVAVQFSSSPRESPPRRRLGALIAAIALGAAGCSASAASGDSGAYTLGLITSQTGTGSQLGVGELQGAQLAVDQINARGGVNGKQLRLRTADDQSNPAQAVLQTRKMLGGVDALVGPSLSGPCQAVIPLATSAQLIDYCLSPGVKPKPGSYQWSASAPTATLADRLLAYWKGQGLTRVGLIYTTDASGLDGAHAVQQAAAHTGVSVVGQASYSPSAVSVTSQLQAATAGKPQALVVWSSGAAAGVAFKGIDQMGLKLPVATTDGNLTYAFLRRIADYTPDTLLIPATRDFWWQQQNPGAPVQQLERGYHDEFRARYGADPDFGPGVAYDGVLLVAQALEKAHGDVTHARDALESLRGVSGVVGTYTFARDDHRGIDAEDVGIVRAVNGRLTFVGR, from the coding sequence ATGACCGTTGCTGTTCAGTTCTCCTCCTCGCCGCGAGAGTCCCCGCCGCGGCGCCGCCTCGGCGCCCTGATCGCAGCGATCGCCCTCGGGGCCGCCGGGTGTTCCGCGTCGGCCGCGTCCGGGGACTCCGGCGCGTACACCCTGGGGCTCATCACCAGCCAGACCGGGACCGGCAGCCAGCTCGGCGTCGGCGAGCTGCAGGGCGCGCAGCTGGCGGTGGACCAGATCAACGCCCGCGGCGGCGTCAACGGCAAGCAGCTGCGCCTGCGCACCGCGGACGACCAGAGCAACCCCGCCCAAGCCGTGCTGCAGACGCGCAAGATGCTGGGCGGTGTCGACGCGCTCGTGGGGCCGTCGCTGTCCGGGCCGTGCCAGGCCGTGATTCCCCTGGCCACCAGCGCGCAGCTGATCGACTACTGCCTGTCGCCCGGCGTGAAGCCGAAACCCGGCTCGTACCAGTGGTCGGCCAGCGCCCCGACCGCCACGCTCGCCGACCGGCTGCTCGCCTACTGGAAGGGCCAGGGCCTCACCCGCGTCGGGCTGATCTACACCACCGACGCGAGCGGTCTCGACGGCGCGCACGCCGTCCAGCAAGCCGCGGCGCACACCGGTGTATCCGTGGTGGGGCAGGCGAGTTACAGCCCCAGCGCGGTTTCGGTGACGTCGCAGCTGCAGGCCGCCACCGCCGGCAAACCGCAGGCGCTCGTGGTCTGGAGCAGCGGCGCGGCTGCGGGTGTCGCGTTCAAGGGGATCGATCAGATGGGGCTGAAGCTGCCCGTCGCCACCACCGACGGCAACCTCACCTACGCCTTCCTGCGCCGCATCGCCGACTACACGCCGGACACGCTGCTGATCCCGGCGACGCGTGATTTCTGGTGGCAGCAGCAGAACCCGGGCGCCCCGGTGCAGCAGCTGGAACGCGGCTACCACGACGAGTTCCGCGCCCGCTACGGCGCCGACCCGGACTTCGGCCCGGGCGTCGCCTACGACGGGGTGCTCCTCGTCGCGCAGGCTCTCGAGAAGGCCCACGGCGACGTGACCCACGCCCGCGACGCGCTCGAGAGCTTGCGCGGGGTGTCCGGCGTCGTCGGCACCTACACCTTCGCCCGGGACGACCACCGCGGCATCGACGCCGAGGACGTCGGCATCGTGCGCGCGGTGAACGGCCGGCTGACCTTCGTCGGGAGATGA
- a CDS encoding branched-chain amino acid ABC transporter permease, whose product MTGLIQVLIGGLADGAVYALIALGVSLVYSISRIINLAQGGFVVLAALLAVSIQQWLGVPPLVTVVIVVPLFALLMAGVERLVMAPAAARATPDRMLLVTVGVLQAIGGLLLLAWGNLPYTMQPFSGDTAITIGGVRIVSQYLWIIGALVLTVVALWFLVQRTNLGLTMRATASNPEAASLQGINVGRVRLLAFSIAGAMAALAGTTVIPATFLQFSTVTPYAVAGFIAAVAGGLGSTAGAVVGGLVLGLLQGLFSRYTSGDLAQVIAMAVLIVLLLVRPTGLLGKTSEVRR is encoded by the coding sequence ATGACCGGACTGATCCAGGTCCTCATCGGCGGTCTCGCCGACGGGGCCGTGTACGCGCTGATCGCGCTGGGCGTCTCGCTCGTCTATTCGATCAGCCGCATCATCAACCTCGCCCAGGGCGGCTTCGTCGTCCTCGCCGCCCTCCTGGCCGTGTCGATCCAGCAGTGGCTGGGTGTGCCGCCGCTGGTCACGGTCGTGATCGTGGTGCCGTTGTTCGCGCTCCTGATGGCCGGCGTCGAACGCCTCGTGATGGCACCCGCCGCCGCACGGGCCACGCCGGACCGGATGCTGCTGGTCACCGTCGGCGTGCTGCAGGCGATCGGCGGGTTGCTGCTGCTCGCGTGGGGCAATCTGCCCTACACGATGCAGCCGTTCAGCGGGGACACGGCCATCACCATCGGCGGGGTCCGCATCGTTTCGCAGTACCTGTGGATCATCGGCGCGCTCGTCCTCACGGTCGTGGCGCTGTGGTTCCTGGTGCAGCGCACGAACCTGGGCCTGACGATGCGCGCCACGGCGAGCAACCCCGAAGCCGCCTCGTTGCAGGGCATCAACGTCGGGCGCGTGCGGCTGCTCGCGTTCAGCATCGCCGGAGCCATGGCCGCGCTCGCGGGCACCACGGTCATCCCGGCGACGTTCCTGCAGTTCTCCACCGTCACGCCGTACGCGGTCGCCGGGTTCATCGCGGCGGTCGCAGGCGGGCTCGGCAGCACGGCCGGCGCGGTCGTCGGCGGGCTGGTTCTGGGGCTGCTGCAAGGACTGTTCAGCCGCTACACCAGCGGTGACCTCGCGCAGGTGATCGCGATGGCGGTGCTCATCGTGCTCCTGCTCGTGCGACCGACCGGGCTGCTGGGGAAGACGAGCGAGGTGCGCCGATGA
- a CDS encoding branched-chain amino acid ABC transporter permease, translating into MTTQERTTPTTAIASRPRPGRSPARLALVALGVVVALVLPMLVPGWLGLLVIAGIFFLIVLGLNLLMGYAGQVSLGQTLFMALGGYGAGLLTLRWHWPTLVAMVVMAVVSAGVAAGLGTVFLRLRGYYLALATLGLAVITESLASGLTGFTGGPSGLVGVPSLRLGTFDVFSDQANYYLLLVVCGLGAWFVGNLQRSQTGRALSAIAADPAAATMLGINSSRYKTGAFVVSAVYASLGGSLYAYYLRFISPEVVGVTVALSIVIMLALGGARTIVGPLLGALVIQGLPEVGQSFASWSPFVAGVVLILVITYLPRGIWGTVKKAAQR; encoded by the coding sequence ATGACCACGCAGGAACGAACCACTCCCACCACCGCGATCGCGTCGCGCCCACGGCCCGGCCGTTCGCCCGCACGCCTGGCCCTGGTGGCGCTCGGCGTGGTCGTCGCGCTCGTGCTGCCGATGCTGGTGCCCGGCTGGCTGGGCCTGCTCGTGATCGCCGGGATCTTCTTCCTGATCGTGCTCGGGCTCAACCTGCTCATGGGCTACGCCGGGCAGGTTTCGCTGGGCCAGACACTGTTCATGGCGCTGGGCGGTTACGGCGCGGGCCTGCTCACCCTGCGCTGGCACTGGCCGACCCTCGTCGCGATGGTCGTGATGGCGGTCGTCTCCGCCGGCGTCGCAGCCGGGCTCGGCACAGTGTTCCTGCGGCTGCGCGGCTACTACCTCGCGCTCGCGACGCTCGGGCTCGCCGTGATCACGGAGTCGCTGGCCTCCGGGCTCACCGGGTTCACCGGCGGCCCGTCGGGGCTGGTGGGGGTGCCGAGCCTGCGGCTGGGCACGTTCGACGTCTTCAGCGACCAGGCCAACTACTACCTGCTGCTCGTGGTGTGCGGGCTCGGCGCGTGGTTCGTCGGCAATCTGCAGCGGTCGCAGACCGGGCGCGCGCTGTCGGCGATCGCCGCCGACCCCGCGGCCGCGACGATGCTCGGCATCAACTCCTCGCGCTACAAGACCGGCGCGTTCGTGGTCTCCGCCGTCTACGCCTCACTCGGTGGCAGCCTCTACGCGTACTACCTGCGGTTCATTTCGCCGGAAGTCGTCGGCGTGACGGTGGCGCTGAGCATCGTGATCATGCTCGCGCTGGGCGGCGCCCGCACGATCGTCGGGCCGCTGCTGGGTGCGCTCGTGATCCAAGGGCTGCCGGAGGTCGGGCAGAGTTTCGCGTCGTGGTCGCCGTTCGTGGCCGGCGTCGTGCTCATCCTCGTGATCACCTACCTGCCCCGGGGGATCTGGGGCACCGTCAAGAAGGCGGCGCAGCGATGA
- a CDS encoding ABC transporter ATP-binding protein, with product MTTETPLLAVHGLTRRFGGVTAVDNVSFTVAEGTVRAIIGPNGAGKTTLLDLMTGFTAPDAGRVEFAGRDITGIRPHRLPALGLARTFQSARLVGTLTVRENVMLGGYRFTRARFLSDGLRLPRTRREERALGRRADELLEFLELGAFADRPAGELPAGAQRLVEVARGLAGGPTLLLLDEPAAGLDDTETGELAAALRAVCAGGISLVVIEHNIELVMTVSDHVTVLDAGRVIADDVPQGVQADPAVIEAYLGAKP from the coding sequence ATGACGACCGAGACCCCGCTGCTGGCCGTCCACGGCCTGACCCGCCGCTTCGGCGGGGTCACGGCTGTCGACAACGTCAGCTTCACCGTCGCGGAGGGTACGGTGCGGGCCATCATCGGCCCGAACGGCGCCGGCAAGACGACGCTGCTGGACCTGATGACCGGCTTCACCGCACCCGACGCGGGTCGCGTCGAGTTCGCCGGCCGCGACATCACCGGTATCCGGCCGCACCGGCTGCCCGCGCTCGGTCTCGCGCGCACGTTCCAGTCCGCGCGCCTGGTGGGCACGCTGACGGTGCGCGAGAACGTGATGCTCGGCGGCTACCGCTTCACCCGCGCGCGGTTCCTGTCCGACGGGCTGCGGCTGCCGCGGACGCGCCGCGAGGAACGCGCGCTCGGCCGCCGCGCGGACGAGCTGCTGGAGTTCCTGGAACTCGGGGCGTTCGCGGACCGGCCGGCGGGGGAGCTGCCGGCGGGCGCGCAACGGCTCGTCGAGGTCGCGCGCGGCCTCGCGGGCGGCCCGACGTTGCTGCTGCTGGACGAACCGGCCGCGGGTCTCGACGATACGGAGACCGGCGAGCTCGCCGCGGCGCTGCGGGCGGTGTGCGCCGGCGGGATTTCGCTCGTGGTGATCGAGCACAACATCGAGCTCGTGATGACCGTCAGCGACCACGTCACCGTTCTCGACGCGGGTCGCGTGATCGCTGACGACGTGCCGCAGGGGGTGCAGGCGGACCCCGCCGTGATCGAGGCCTACCTGGGAGCGAAGCCATGA
- a CDS encoding ABC transporter ATP-binding protein, protein MNLTVRGLDARYGSTRVLHDVSCEVPDGTMVAMIGANGAGKTTLLKCIAGLHRPAKGEITLGGSPVTGLAAHHVARRRVCLVPAGRQLFGDLTVAENLRVGLGSRGESGRLERVYALFPVLREFADRQSGLLSGGQQQMLAIARALVREPEVLLLDEPSLGIAPLLVTEILGVLRQLARDGVTILLAEQNAAAALAIADHGVVMENGTITRTDTAAALLADEDVSRHYLGTSADPVSVGHARALPAGLREPL, encoded by the coding sequence ATGAACCTGACCGTCCGCGGGCTCGACGCCCGCTACGGCTCCACCCGTGTGCTGCACGACGTCTCGTGCGAGGTGCCGGACGGCACGATGGTCGCGATGATCGGCGCAAACGGCGCGGGCAAGACGACGCTGCTGAAGTGCATCGCGGGCCTGCACCGCCCGGCGAAGGGCGAGATCACGCTCGGCGGCTCACCGGTCACCGGCCTCGCCGCGCACCACGTGGCCCGCCGACGAGTGTGCCTCGTTCCCGCCGGGCGGCAGCTGTTCGGGGATCTGACCGTCGCGGAGAACCTCCGGGTCGGGCTGGGCAGCCGCGGTGAATCGGGGCGGCTGGAGCGCGTGTACGCGCTGTTCCCGGTGCTGCGGGAGTTCGCGGACCGCCAGTCGGGCCTGCTGTCCGGGGGACAGCAGCAGATGCTCGCCATCGCGCGGGCTCTGGTGCGGGAGCCGGAGGTGCTGCTGCTGGACGAGCCGTCGCTGGGGATCGCGCCGCTGCTCGTCACGGAAATCCTCGGTGTGCTCCGGCAACTCGCCCGCGACGGCGTGACGATCCTGCTCGCGGAGCAGAACGCCGCCGCGGCCCTCGCGATCGCCGACCACGGCGTCGTGATGGAGAACGGCACCATCACCCGCACTGACACGGCCGCGGCGCTGCTCGCCGACGAGGACGTGAGCCGGCACTACCTCGGCACTTCCGCCGATCCCGTCTCCGTCGGCCACGCGCGGGCTCTGCCGGCCGGTCTGCGGGAGCCCTTGTAG
- a CDS encoding alpha/beta fold hydrolase, giving the protein MKLVLVHGGWQGGWAWDAVADHLRAAGHEVFAPTLRGLEDGPVDRAGVTLTTMVDDLVRQLADFDRFVLVGHSGGGPVIQLVTERLTGRVERTVFVDAWVLLDGECINDVLPAELVSGVRALAEQSADNTIDLPPALWSASFMQDADAATADAVTARLVPTPFGWFTEPVRLSRFFTSGVASSYVYLLEDQAVPQTVYQAAAARLANPRIVSCAGSHEAMLTNPGELADALLKAIA; this is encoded by the coding sequence ATGAAGCTCGTTCTGGTGCACGGCGGCTGGCAGGGCGGCTGGGCGTGGGACGCCGTCGCCGACCACCTGCGCGCGGCCGGTCACGAGGTGTTCGCGCCCACGCTGCGCGGACTGGAGGACGGTCCGGTGGACCGCGCCGGCGTCACCCTCACCACGATGGTCGACGACCTCGTCCGGCAGCTGGCGGACTTCGACCGCTTCGTCCTCGTCGGCCACAGCGGCGGTGGCCCGGTGATCCAGCTCGTCACCGAGCGCCTGACCGGCCGCGTCGAGCGCACAGTGTTCGTCGACGCGTGGGTGCTGCTGGACGGCGAGTGCATCAACGACGTGCTGCCGGCCGAACTCGTCTCCGGAGTGCGCGCGCTGGCCGAGCAGTCCGCCGACAACACCATCGACCTGCCGCCCGCGTTGTGGTCGGCGTCGTTCATGCAGGACGCCGACGCCGCCACCGCGGACGCCGTCACCGCGCGGCTGGTGCCCACGCCGTTCGGGTGGTTCACCGAACCGGTGCGGCTGTCGCGGTTCTTCACCTCGGGGGTGGCGAGCAGTTACGTGTACCTGCTGGAGGACCAAGCGGTGCCGCAGACCGTCTACCAGGCAGCGGCGGCTCGGCTCGCGAACCCGCGGATCGTCTCGTGTGCGGGCAGCCACGAAGCCATGCTGACCAACCCCGGAGAGCTCGCCGACGCGCTGCTCAAGGCGATCGCATGA
- a CDS encoding alpha/beta fold hydrolase — protein MSFSGSLYYDELLPDGPPAGTAVLVHGGSLTGACYLSTPDGRPGWAPAFAARGYRVLVPDWPGTGRSATVTPDDVTGELVCAALGRLLQEQESPVVLIVHSMSGPFGFRLLATHSAHLSALVALAPGPPGDIQPEPTVLRSTPDELEIQGEYLRWRLPRRGLWWPTEAFARTKMIGASTRFPSGAFDAFRRQLVPIPAGLLSERQNVDGRQLRTAGPVPGTPALVLTGDHDTDHPREADAATARWLADLGAAVTHRYLDDAAHTGNGHLLMSEDNSDELAELVIGWLEQAH, from the coding sequence ATGAGCTTTTCGGGCTCGCTGTACTACGATGAGCTGCTCCCGGACGGCCCGCCGGCGGGCACCGCCGTCCTCGTCCACGGCGGCAGCCTCACCGGGGCCTGCTACCTGTCCACTCCGGACGGTCGCCCGGGCTGGGCGCCGGCGTTCGCCGCCCGCGGTTACCGCGTGCTGGTGCCGGACTGGCCCGGCACCGGCCGCAGCGCCACCGTCACGCCGGACGACGTGACGGGTGAGCTGGTGTGCGCTGCGCTCGGCCGGCTGCTTCAGGAGCAGGAGTCGCCGGTTGTGCTCATCGTGCACTCCATGTCCGGCCCGTTCGGGTTCCGTTTGCTGGCCACGCATTCCGCGCACTTATCCGCCCTCGTCGCCCTCGCCCCCGGCCCACCAGGCGACATCCAGCCGGAACCCACCGTGCTCCGGTCGACTCCCGACGAACTCGAAATCCAGGGGGAGTACCTGCGCTGGCGCCTCCCTCGCCGTGGTCTCTGGTGGCCCACCGAGGCGTTCGCTCGCACGAAGATGATCGGTGCCAGCACGCGGTTTCCGTCAGGTGCCTTCGACGCGTTCCGCCGCCAGCTCGTCCCCATCCCCGCCGGGCTTCTCTCCGAACGCCAGAACGTCGACGGCCGCCAGCTCCGCACCGCGGGCCCCGTACCCGGCACCCCGGCCCTCGTGCTGACCGGCGATCACGACACCGACCACCCACGGGAAGCCGATGCCGCCACGGCTCGGTGGCTCGCGGACCTCGGCGCCGCCGTCACGCACCGCTATCTCGACGACGCGGCCCACACGGGCAACGGGCACCTCCTGATGAGCGAGGACAACAGCGACGAGCTCGCCGAGCTGGTCATCGGGTGGCTGGAACAGGCTCACTGA
- a CDS encoding alkaline phosphatase family protein has protein sequence MSTSPEAGHGLTRRRVLGAAAAAGGLAAAATVLPPNVRTALASPPPSGAKLGDIKHVVMLMQENRSFDHYFGTLSGVRGFDDPRALRLPNGQSVFHQPDPSNPDGYLLPYRLNTKISAAQAIPSTSHAWGVQHQAWNGGKMDNWLPAHLAADGATKSPYTMGYFTREDIPFQYALADAFTICDAYHCSVLGPTWPNRYMWLSGTIDADAQFGGPSLETGKVPDGHFTFKTYPERLTEAGVSWKVYHSPGGATGLPPFSAIKQYHDAKPGDPLYEQAMKTTPLGQFEYDAMNDQLPTVSWLLPPSAYDEHPANLPAAGATFVASKIDAIAANPEVWAKTVFILSYDENDGLFDHVLPPTPPAGTPGEFVTATSPSGIKGGGLPTGLGYRVPCIVVSPWTAGGWVSSETFDHTSQLRLLEKITGVAEPNISAWRRETVGDLTSVFRFTDSRKAPPVLPDTSGVYTLAQYEVAQLPKPTAPTSGQEVPHQERGHRPHVS, from the coding sequence ATGAGCACCTCCCCGGAGGCCGGACACGGCCTGACCCGCCGCAGAGTCCTCGGTGCCGCCGCGGCGGCCGGTGGGCTGGCCGCCGCCGCGACGGTGTTGCCGCCCAACGTGCGCACCGCGCTGGCGTCGCCGCCGCCGAGCGGGGCGAAGCTGGGTGACATCAAGCACGTCGTGATGCTGATGCAGGAGAACCGCAGCTTCGACCACTACTTCGGGACCCTGTCGGGGGTTCGCGGGTTCGACGACCCGCGCGCGCTGCGGCTGCCGAACGGCCAGTCGGTGTTCCACCAGCCCGATCCGTCCAATCCGGACGGTTACCTGCTGCCGTACCGGCTCAACACGAAGATCAGCGCGGCGCAGGCGATCCCGTCGACGAGCCACGCGTGGGGCGTGCAGCACCAGGCGTGGAACGGCGGCAAGATGGACAACTGGCTGCCCGCCCACCTCGCGGCCGACGGCGCCACCAAGAGCCCCTACACGATGGGCTACTTCACCCGCGAGGACATCCCGTTCCAGTACGCGCTGGCCGACGCGTTCACCATCTGCGACGCCTACCACTGCTCGGTGCTGGGCCCCACCTGGCCGAACCGCTACATGTGGCTCTCGGGCACCATCGACGCCGACGCGCAGTTCGGCGGGCCGTCGCTCGAGACCGGGAAGGTGCCCGACGGTCACTTCACGTTCAAGACCTACCCCGAGCGGCTCACGGAAGCGGGCGTCAGCTGGAAGGTCTACCACTCGCCGGGCGGCGCGACGGGTCTGCCGCCGTTCTCCGCGATCAAGCAGTACCACGACGCTAAGCCCGGCGACCCGCTGTACGAGCAAGCCATGAAGACCACGCCGCTGGGCCAGTTCGAGTACGACGCGATGAACGACCAGCTGCCCACCGTCAGCTGGCTGCTGCCGCCCAGCGCCTACGACGAGCACCCGGCCAACCTGCCCGCCGCGGGCGCCACGTTCGTCGCGAGCAAGATCGACGCCATCGCCGCCAACCCGGAGGTCTGGGCCAAGACGGTGTTCATCCTGTCCTACGACGAGAACGACGGCCTCTTCGACCACGTCCTGCCGCCCACGCCGCCCGCCGGCACGCCCGGCGAGTTCGTCACGGCCACCTCACCGAGCGGCATCAAGGGCGGCGGCCTGCCCACCGGCCTCGGCTACCGCGTGCCCTGCATCGTCGTCTCGCCCTGGACGGCGGGCGGCTGGGTCAGCTCGGAGACGTTCGACCACACCTCCCAGCTGCGGCTGCTGGAAAAGATCACGGGCGTCGCGGAGCCCAACATCTCCGCGTGGCGCCGCGAGACAGTCGGGGACCTGACGTCGGTCTTCCGCTTCACCGACTCCCGCAAGGCCCCGCCCGTCCTGCCGGACACATCGGGCGTCTACACCCTCGCGCAGTACGAGGTGGCCCAGCTCCCCAAGCCGACGGCGCCGACGAGCGGACAGGAGGTGCCGCACCAGGAACGCGGGCACCGGCCCCACGTGAGCTGA
- a CDS encoding DMT family transporter produces MGVFLGLLSALSYGASDFVAGVGGRRSDPNAIAVLAQPWSLLAALVAVLVTGPRFPVPAELVWGAVSGVGTAVGTFALYRGLATARMSVVAPVSAVLAAALPALVGFATGDRLSWLSWAGIVLVLPAIALVSQHVGDEPQRRRSGAVEGIIAGAGFALLFIGLDRAGTGAGSWPLVTGQAVGTVLLVAAAFWFRPQRGSLPRAFWPATAGGVLGGAANLLFVAATGAGQLAVVAVVTSLYPAITIILARVLLHERWNRTQATGLLIAAAGVTAITLG; encoded by the coding sequence GTGGGAGTTTTCCTGGGGTTGCTGTCCGCGCTGAGCTACGGCGCTTCCGACTTCGTCGCCGGCGTGGGCGGGCGCCGCAGCGACCCGAACGCGATCGCGGTGCTCGCGCAGCCGTGGAGCCTGCTGGCGGCACTCGTCGCGGTGCTGGTGACGGGGCCCCGGTTTCCGGTGCCGGCCGAGCTGGTGTGGGGTGCGGTGAGCGGGGTCGGCACGGCCGTCGGGACGTTCGCGCTGTACCGGGGCCTCGCGACGGCGCGGATGAGCGTGGTCGCGCCCGTGTCGGCGGTGCTGGCGGCGGCGTTGCCCGCCCTCGTCGGCTTCGCCACGGGCGACCGGCTGTCGTGGCTGTCGTGGGCCGGGATCGTGCTCGTGCTGCCGGCCATCGCGCTCGTGTCGCAGCACGTCGGCGACGAGCCGCAGCGGCGGCGGTCCGGCGCCGTGGAGGGGATCATCGCCGGGGCTGGGTTCGCGCTGCTCTTCATCGGCCTCGACCGGGCGGGCACGGGCGCGGGCAGCTGGCCGCTCGTGACCGGTCAGGCGGTCGGGACGGTGCTGCTGGTCGCCGCGGCGTTCTGGTTCCGGCCGCAGCGGGGCTCCCTGCCGCGCGCCTTCTGGCCCGCGACGGCAGGCGGCGTCCTCGGCGGCGCGGCCAACCTGCTGTTCGTCGCGGCGACCGGGGCCGGGCAGCTGGCCGTCGTGGCGGTGGTCACGTCGCTGTACCCGGCGATCACGATCATCCTGGCGCGGGTGCTGCTGCACGAACGCTGGAACCGCACGCAGGCCACCGGCCTCCTCATCGCGGCGGCGGGCGTCACTGCGATCACGCTGGGCTAG
- a CDS encoding ketopantoate reductase C-terminal domain-containing protein, with protein sequence MAYLRECLAVARAEGAVLSDQVPQEIADGFRAYPADVGTSILADREAGRPLEWDTRNGVVLRRGRAHGVPTPISQLVVPILAAAGDGPADPWRLAPFLLHHDRRRVVLPDRLTLRADHGQVGHPRAAGTGLVAPITPAGSRTVDECALAVPSQAAAGILSAGR encoded by the coding sequence TTGGCCTACCTCCGGGAGTGCCTGGCGGTCGCCCGGGCCGAGGGCGCGGTCCTGAGCGACCAGGTGCCGCAAGAGATCGCCGACGGTTTCCGGGCGTACCCCGCCGACGTGGGTACCTCCATCCTCGCGGACCGCGAAGCCGGCCGGCCGCTCGAGTGGGACACCCGCAACGGTGTCGTGCTGCGCCGCGGCCGGGCGCACGGCGTCCCGACGCCGATCAGCCAGCTGGTGGTGCCAATCCTCGCGGCCGCCGGCGACGGCCCGGCTGACCCCTGGCGTCTCGCGCCGTTCCTCCTCCACCATGATCGACGGCGCGTGGTGTTGCCTGACCGCCTGACGCTGCGGGCCGACCACGGCCAGGTCGGCCACCCCCGGGCGGCAGGTACGGGCCTGGTCGCGCCGATCACGCCCGCGGGTTCGCGCACCGTGGACGAATGCGCACTCGCCGTGCCGAGCCAGGCGGCGGCCGGGATCTTGTCGGCCGGCAGGTGA